A single window of Fischerella sp. PCC 9605 DNA harbors:
- a CDS encoding chloride channel protein has product MPNQGKRLEQNQRWTFSQLVGLTRRHPFMISLWVLRWAVVGIAGGLFAALYWSVLELLTQGLQKFTGFSLLLVMPLAGLVVGLIIHFLGSPGEIGLLIDNINFRSGRLDIRKNPSMILASLVSISAGGSASPEAPLVQVTGSVGTWAADRLKLQGQDDIRTMSLAGMAAGFTALFGAPLAGAMFALEILHHKYVVEYSEAVIPAIISSCASYLVFAVITNLGIAPTWYFPQYSLDNVNNFAFAILFGVIGALAGWVFIGIFHGCDRLFARIPGPVYIRTTLAGLGLGILALLLPLTRFFGHEQLTAIVTGSFTAIVLLTLALSKMAAISVTVTGGWPGGFIIPLFFTGACLGKAMAVLVPGLNSSLAMICVMASLNVAVTRTPVSTTLLLSKLTNFASFTPILFASLIGFFFAPKVPFITSQLKSKQDAS; this is encoded by the coding sequence GTGCCAAACCAGGGTAAAAGATTAGAGCAAAATCAACGTTGGACATTCTCACAACTAGTTGGATTGACAAGACGTCATCCTTTCATGATTTCCCTTTGGGTTTTACGCTGGGCGGTTGTGGGAATTGCGGGTGGTTTATTTGCTGCATTGTATTGGAGTGTCTTAGAACTACTAACTCAAGGACTGCAAAAATTTACAGGTTTTAGTCTTCTGTTGGTGATGCCACTAGCTGGTTTAGTAGTAGGTCTAATAATTCATTTCCTTGGAAGTCCTGGGGAAATCGGCCTTCTTATAGATAACATCAATTTTCGTAGCGGACGCCTAGATATTCGCAAAAATCCATCCATGATTCTTGCTTCTTTGGTCAGCATATCAGCAGGTGGCAGTGCCAGTCCGGAAGCACCATTAGTACAGGTAACAGGTTCGGTTGGCACTTGGGCTGCCGATCGCCTCAAACTTCAAGGCCAAGACGATATCCGCACGATGAGTCTGGCAGGAATGGCGGCGGGTTTTACTGCCTTGTTTGGTGCACCTCTAGCTGGTGCGATGTTTGCTTTAGAAATATTGCACCACAAGTACGTGGTGGAGTATAGCGAAGCAGTGATACCTGCCATTATTTCCAGTTGCGCTAGTTATCTGGTGTTTGCGGTAATTACAAATTTAGGAATTGCACCCACTTGGTATTTTCCCCAGTACAGCCTAGATAATGTCAATAATTTTGCGTTTGCGATCTTATTCGGGGTGATTGGGGCGTTAGCAGGATGGGTGTTTATAGGAATTTTTCACGGATGCGATCGCCTATTTGCCCGTATTCCCGGCCCAGTTTATATCCGCACAACATTAGCAGGACTGGGATTGGGTATTTTAGCTTTGTTATTGCCGCTGACTCGCTTTTTTGGACATGAACAGTTAACAGCGATCGTTACTGGCAGTTTTACTGCTATTGTTCTTTTGACTTTAGCTTTGAGTAAAATGGCTGCCATTAGCGTTACAGTTACGGGCGGATGGCCTGGTGGATTTATTATCCCCCTGTTTTTCACTGGTGCTTGTCTAGGTAAAGCTATGGCAGTGTTGGTTCCTGGACTTAATTCTAGCTTGGCTATGATTTGTGTAATGGCATCTCTCAACGTTGCGGTGACGCGCACGCCCGTAAGTACGACTTTGCTGCTGTCGAAACTCACCAATTTTGCTTCCTTTACACCCATCTTGTTTGCCAGTTTGATTGGATTCTTTTTTGCTCCCAAAGTTCCTTTTATTACATCTCAGCTCAAGTCTAAGCAAGATGCTTCGTAA
- a CDS encoding FkbM family methyltransferase: MIKIPFREYIAHNLIGTPLEEVAKNVAYFTEFRRRIKHPELREIYVEPSRMKIAMARIINDSMNCIDVGAHLGSVLSVIKRLSPHGKHIAIEPIPYKCRWLKQKFPDVEVLQLALSHNVGEADFMIQSRRSGFSGLRIHNSGSSGGYIETMRVNCSRLDDIVPSSQSIGFIKIDVEGGELAVLQGSEALLKRCQPVVILECTKSGLAAYDICSRDVYDFLHTHSYSLFLFKDWLADGEALSYEKFVESMQYPFQAFNFLAVHNG; encoded by the coding sequence GTGATAAAGATACCATTTAGGGAGTACATTGCTCATAACCTTATTGGTACGCCACTGGAAGAGGTTGCCAAAAACGTTGCTTATTTCACTGAGTTTCGACGACGAATTAAGCATCCTGAGCTTCGAGAGATTTACGTTGAACCCTCACGAATGAAAATAGCAATGGCTCGAATCATTAACGACTCAATGAATTGCATTGATGTTGGTGCTCACTTAGGTTCAGTGCTGAGTGTGATAAAACGACTATCACCACATGGAAAACATATTGCCATCGAACCAATTCCTTACAAGTGCAGATGGTTAAAGCAAAAGTTTCCAGATGTAGAAGTTCTGCAACTTGCTCTCAGTCACAATGTTGGAGAAGCAGACTTCATGATCCAGTCTCGTCGTTCTGGGTTTAGCGGATTACGCATACACAATTCTGGCAGCAGTGGTGGATATATTGAGACTATGAGAGTAAATTGTTCAAGACTTGATGATATTGTTCCATCATCTCAGTCTATAGGCTTCATAAAAATTGATGTAGAGGGAGGTGAGCTAGCAGTGCTTCAAGGTAGTGAAGCTTTATTAAAACGCTGTCAACCCGTTGTTATCTTAGAGTGTACTAAATCCGGATTAGCAGCTTATGACATCTGTTCCAGAGATGTCTATGACTTTCTTCATACTCACTCATATTCACTATTTTTGTTCAAGGATTGGCTTGCAGATGGGGAAGCATTAAGTTACGAGAAATTCGTGGAATCAATGCAGTATCCGTTCCAAGCTTTCAATTTCCTGGCTGTACATAACGGGTAA
- a CDS encoding TrbI/VirB10 family protein, whose amino-acid sequence MTRYSIPSETTPDNLVNSTTDDYQPEIQSSDWEFRMARLVGFQEESPAIADDVEVPEDSASPAPAPATRTSEVSTQQSLSSNPFAKLALVGTGTFALVLLAGGFLSQLMNAGNQKPKKNNIVVQQPRSQPTTESRLEQLETELETLKTKLALAEQAQAVKLAQQKLRTEKMIPATPTPPPVASRPRVPTPVKTVYVPRVETRVVRVPQPQQQPLPQQTVSPPVAKPETQPNVELTPPDPMEEWARLAKLGSYGQVSAAAPTNTTNNTISRTPPEPVQNPRVQRYATNPQPQPTPQPSQQETSIVSQARTQNPKSVPVGTSTKAVLATAIFGETSRATNNNNKNDSGKNLFVVRLKEPLKAADGTVVLPAKTEILTEISSLSEQGLLQLNAVKLINQNNGNITERSLDNNAILIRGSEGRPLVANQYKKGGSSLLWMDAGQFVLGAAGKVGEIFNRTESEVVRDGDFSYIRNKNPQRNVLAGILEGGVRTVVPQITQRNQQAMSQMMQRSNIWFLPAGTEVEIYVNQMMQF is encoded by the coding sequence ATGACTCGATATTCAATTCCTTCAGAAACTACCCCAGATAATTTAGTGAATTCCACTACCGACGATTACCAACCAGAAATACAATCTTCTGATTGGGAATTTCGGATGGCGAGACTGGTTGGTTTTCAAGAAGAATCTCCAGCTATTGCTGATGATGTGGAAGTACCAGAAGATTCAGCCAGCCCAGCGCCAGCACCCGCCACCAGAACATCAGAAGTTTCCACCCAGCAATCCCTTTCATCTAATCCTTTTGCTAAATTGGCGTTGGTAGGAACTGGTACCTTTGCTTTGGTTTTATTAGCTGGCGGCTTTTTGTCACAGTTGATGAATGCTGGTAATCAAAAGCCTAAAAAAAATAATATTGTAGTTCAACAACCGCGATCGCAACCAACAACCGAATCTCGCCTGGAACAACTAGAAACAGAACTAGAGACTTTAAAAACCAAATTAGCCCTTGCTGAACAAGCGCAAGCGGTGAAATTAGCCCAACAAAAACTCAGAACTGAAAAAATGATCCCAGCTACTCCGACGCCACCGCCAGTTGCCTCTAGACCAAGAGTACCAACCCCTGTAAAAACAGTTTACGTGCCTAGGGTAGAAACCCGCGTCGTCCGAGTACCCCAACCTCAGCAACAACCTCTCCCGCAACAAACAGTTTCACCACCAGTTGCCAAGCCAGAAACTCAACCAAACGTTGAATTAACCCCACCAGATCCAATGGAGGAGTGGGCAAGGTTAGCAAAGTTAGGTAGCTACGGTCAGGTGTCAGCTGCTGCACCTACTAATACGACTAATAACACTATTAGTCGTACTCCTCCTGAACCTGTACAAAATCCTAGAGTCCAGCGATACGCTACAAACCCCCAGCCTCAGCCAACTCCACAACCTTCACAACAAGAAACTTCTATTGTTAGCCAAGCACGAACACAGAATCCCAAATCAGTACCAGTAGGAACAAGTACTAAAGCTGTCCTAGCGACAGCTATATTTGGAGAAACTAGCAGAGCAACTAATAATAATAATAAAAATGACAGTGGCAAAAACCTATTTGTAGTCCGCTTGAAAGAACCATTAAAAGCAGCAGATGGTACTGTTGTCTTACCAGCCAAAACCGAGATATTGACTGAAATTAGTTCTCTTTCCGAACAAGGTTTGCTGCAACTCAATGCAGTCAAACTAATTAACCAAAATAATGGCAACATCACAGAACGCAGTTTAGATAACAATGCCATACTAATTCGCGGTTCCGAAGGTAGACCTTTGGTTGCAAACCAATATAAAAAAGGAGGCTCATCCCTTCTCTGGATGGATGCGGGACAGTTCGTATTGGGAGCAGCTGGTAAAGTCGGAGAGATATTTAATCGTACTGAATCAGAAGTCGTTCGAGATGGTGACTTCAGTTATATTAGAAACAAAAACCCCCAACGCAACGTCTTAGCCGGGATTTTGGAAGGTGGGGTTAGAACTGTAGTCCCCCAAATTACCCAACGCAATCAACAGGCTATGTCCCAAATGATGCAACGCAGTAATATTTGGTTTCTGCCAGCAGGAACAGAAGTAGAAATATACGTCAATCAAATGATGCAGTTTTAG
- a CDS encoding histone deacetylase family protein: MLPVIYSDEFLDHKTGYLHPEKPERLSAITTALKAATFASKIEWRSPTPVDRRPLMSLLEEVHTQSYIKKVQEVASSGGGYLDTDTAVSPRSYDVALLAVSAWLDGVDVVLETSNPTFVLARPPGHHAERDYGMGFCLFSNAAIAAFHALKKPEINRVAILDWDVHHGNGTQAIVETNPQIAYCSLHQYPCYPGTGKITERGFHNNVLNLPIPPSSDVGIYQPVFEKKVVPFLLDFQPDLLIISAGYDANADDPLAMINLQPQDYGLFTEYCLGITRKILFGLEGGYDLSALSQSVVATVERCLV; the protein is encoded by the coding sequence ATGCTGCCAGTTATCTATTCTGACGAATTTCTGGATCACAAGACTGGATATTTACATCCAGAGAAACCGGAACGCTTGAGCGCTATTACCACTGCTCTGAAAGCAGCGACATTTGCTTCTAAAATTGAATGGCGATCGCCCACACCTGTCGATCGACGTCCGCTGATGTCGCTGCTGGAGGAAGTACACACCCAAAGCTACATCAAAAAAGTCCAAGAAGTTGCCTCTAGTGGTGGTGGTTATTTGGATACAGACACCGCCGTTTCTCCTCGCAGTTATGATGTGGCATTGCTGGCCGTGAGTGCTTGGTTAGATGGAGTTGATGTGGTTCTAGAAACTAGCAACCCAACTTTTGTACTGGCACGTCCCCCCGGACATCACGCCGAAAGAGATTATGGTATGGGGTTTTGCTTATTTTCCAACGCGGCGATCGCTGCTTTCCATGCTCTGAAAAAACCAGAAATTAACCGCGTTGCTATCCTCGATTGGGATGTACATCACGGCAATGGTACCCAAGCAATTGTAGAAACTAATCCGCAAATTGCCTATTGTTCTCTGCATCAGTATCCTTGCTATCCGGGTACAGGTAAAATAACAGAGCGAGGTTTTCATAACAATGTGTTAAATTTGCCCATACCTCCTAGCAGCGATGTCGGCATATATCAGCCTGTTTTTGAAAAAAAGGTAGTCCCTTTCTTATTAGACTTTCAGCCAGATTTGTTAATAATCAGTGCTGGTTACGACGCCAACGCTGATGATCCGCTGGCTATGATTAATCTGCAACCCCAAGATTACGGTTTGTTCACCGAATATTGTTTGGGCATCACTCGTAAAATTCTGTTTGGGTTGGAAGGAGGTTACGATTTATCGGCACTTTCCCAATCAGTTGTCGCAACAGTTGAGCGGTGCTTAGTGTGA
- the lnt gene encoding apolipoprotein N-acyltransferase yields MRQKLSKRRHGDTQTRGHREFLKFTLRVTASHFIRVLIALGSGILMGLTVAPVNAWFLAWFALAPLWVLVIDSAKRKNQSSPLSPSLPLPISLAWGIGYHGLALFWITGIHPMTWMGVPWLASLGIALFCWIFITLWGAALVAVWAACLAWILNFRLGTQTRHGVSLQISPITRVLIGTALWCGLEALWSAGPLWWSSLSYTQSPQNLVILHLGQLSGPIAVTAAIVAVNGLIAEAWINRTDAKDTKIFSVFSVPLWLVNKYLAIAAGLLITLHLIGFNLYSRPLIQPPQAALKVGIIQGNIPNQIKLYPEGLRRAIEGYTSGYLTLVAQDVDAVLTPEGALPFFQRDITRSSLVDAVREKGVVAWIGGFGERGRSYTNSLFTFTGDGNVFSRYDKAKLVPIGEYIPFEKVLGGIISRLSPLDEHQVPGSLNQVFDTPFGRAIAGICYESAFSEQFRRQAQAGGQFILSSSNDAHYSASMPAQHHAQDIMRAIETDRWAARATNTGYSAFVDPHGRTVWISGHNTYEIHAKTIYRRQTQTLYVRWGDWLTPLLLVTALGGLLADLFILQPSRKGLE; encoded by the coding sequence ATGCGACAGAAACTGAGTAAGAGAAGACACGGAGACACACAGACGCGGGGACACAGAGAATTTTTGAAATTTACTCTCCGCGTCACGGCGTCTCACTTTATCCGCGTCCTAATTGCTTTAGGAAGCGGTATTTTGATGGGTTTGACCGTCGCACCCGTAAACGCATGGTTCTTGGCATGGTTTGCCCTCGCTCCCCTCTGGGTGTTAGTTATAGATTCTGCAAAACGAAAAAACCAATCTTCCCCCCTCTCCCCATCTCTCCCTCTCCCCATCTCCCTCGCTTGGGGTATCGGTTATCACGGACTAGCCCTATTCTGGATTACAGGAATTCACCCCATGACTTGGATGGGGGTTCCTTGGTTGGCGAGTCTGGGAATTGCTTTGTTTTGCTGGATATTCATTACCCTTTGGGGAGCGGCATTAGTTGCAGTTTGGGCTGCTTGTTTAGCATGGATTTTGAATTTTAGATTAGGTACACAGACGCGTCATGGCGTGTCTCTACAAATATCCCCCATCACTCGTGTTCTCATCGGTACTGCTCTTTGGTGTGGCTTAGAAGCACTTTGGAGTGCTGGCCCCTTATGGTGGAGTTCTCTTTCTTACACTCAGAGTCCGCAGAATCTCGTAATTTTACACCTAGGTCAACTTTCGGGGCCTATTGCTGTGACAGCAGCAATTGTGGCAGTGAATGGATTGATTGCGGAAGCTTGGATTAACCGCACAGACGCCAAGGACACCAAGATTTTCTCTGTGTTCTCTGTGCCTCTGTGGTTGGTTAACAAATATCTAGCGATCGCCGCAGGATTATTAATTACTTTACACCTAATTGGTTTTAACTTATACAGTCGTCCTCTAATTCAACCACCACAAGCAGCGTTAAAGGTGGGGATTATTCAAGGCAATATTCCCAACCAAATTAAACTTTATCCAGAAGGCTTGCGTCGTGCGATTGAAGGTTACACTAGCGGATATCTCACATTGGTAGCTCAAGATGTAGATGCAGTGCTAACGCCGGAAGGAGCTTTACCTTTTTTCCAACGTGACATTACGCGTAGTTCCTTGGTGGATGCAGTGCGAGAAAAAGGCGTTGTAGCTTGGATTGGCGGTTTTGGAGAACGGGGACGGAGTTATACGAATAGTTTGTTTACCTTTACAGGTGATGGTAATGTTTTTAGCCGTTACGACAAAGCAAAGTTAGTACCTATCGGAGAGTACATCCCCTTTGAGAAAGTTTTGGGTGGTATCATTAGCCGCCTGTCACCTCTGGATGAACACCAAGTTCCCGGTTCGCTAAATCAAGTATTTGATACGCCTTTCGGTCGGGCGATCGCTGGCATTTGTTACGAGTCTGCTTTTTCTGAGCAATTTCGCCGTCAAGCGCAAGCAGGTGGACAATTTATACTTAGCTCATCTAATGATGCCCATTACAGTGCATCTATGCCAGCACAGCACCACGCCCAAGATATCATGCGGGCGATTGAAACCGATCGATGGGCAGCGCGAGCAACGAATACAGGGTATTCAGCTTTTGTAGATCCCCACGGCAGAACTGTGTGGATATCCGGACATAACACCTACGAAATTCATGCCAAAACGATTTATCGACGACAAACGCAGACTTTATATGTGCGTTGGGGTGATTGGCTAACGCCGTTATTGTTGGTAACTGCACTGGGAGGTTTGCTGGCCGATTTGTTTATTTTGCAACCCTCACGCAAGGGTTTGGAGTAG
- a CDS encoding tellurite resistance TerB family protein yields the protein MGLFDKMFGTQSHVQDAFTPAEAFAAVTLAAIASDGYLSEEEARAISSTLSRMRLFRSYSNDVTIRMFDKLLGLLRREGIDTLLNAAKESLPQDLRESAFAVATDLVLADGIVTQEEQGFLNDLYQDLGITSDTATQIVEVMLIKNRG from the coding sequence ATGGGTTTATTCGACAAAATGTTCGGCACACAAAGCCACGTTCAAGATGCATTTACACCAGCAGAAGCTTTTGCCGCTGTCACCCTGGCTGCGATAGCCTCAGATGGTTATCTTTCTGAAGAGGAGGCGCGTGCTATCTCATCTACGCTGTCTCGCATGAGACTTTTCAGAAGTTATTCCAACGACGTAACGATCAGGATGTTTGACAAACTCCTGGGACTTTTAAGGCGGGAGGGTATCGATACATTGTTAAATGCTGCCAAGGAGTCTCTACCCCAAGACTTACGCGAATCGGCCTTTGCGGTGGCTACGGATCTGGTATTGGCTGATGGGATCGTTACTCAAGAAGAACAAGGATTTTTAAACGATCTGTATCAAGATTTAGGTATCACTAGTGATACCGCCACACAAATTGTGGAAGTGATGTTAATTAAAAATCGAGGGTAA
- the gyrA gene encoding DNA gyrase subunit A: MTTSQERIIPTDLRNEMSRSYLEYAMSVIVGRALPDARDGLKPVHRRILYAMHELGLTSDRPFRKCARVVGEVLGKYHPHGDTAVYDALVRMAQDFSMRSPLIEGHGNFGSVDNDPPAAMRYTECRLQALTGDALLQDIESETVDFVNNFDGSQQEPTVLPARVPQLLLNGSSGIAVGMATNIPPHNLGELIDGLVALIHNPEITDIQLMQYIHGPDFPTGGQILGTAAIKEAYTSGRGSITMRGVANIETIEQRGRPDREAIIVTELPYQTNKAALIEKIAELVNEKRIDGIADIRDESDRDGMRIVIELKRDAYPRVVLNNLYKQTPIQANFGANMLALVNGEPQILTLKQFLQVFLDFRIEAITRRTQYELRKAEERDHILQGLLIALAQLDAIIALIRHAADTPSAKGELITTYGLSEAQADAILQMQLRRLTALEADKIRQEHEDLQAQIADLQDILARRERILQIIETEVGQLKAKFATPRRTVITHGEGDLEDTDLIANEKAVILLTEQGYIKRMPVNTFEAQSRATRGKAAAKVKDDDGVEHFLTCCDHDSLLFFSERGVVYCLKAYQIPVGSRTSRGTPIVQMLPIPKEEKITSIVPVSEFTSDEYLVMLTKGGNIKKTVLEAFSHIRANGLIAISLEEGDQLRWVRRARVEDSVIIGSRHGMAIHFRCDHEQLRPLGRATRGVKAMKLKKADELVGMDILPAAILANIATVSDAEIEDLEIEEIENEESTEVPGNGHQGPWVLVITMGGYGKRVPVAQFRLQNRAGQGIMATKFKNRKIKDQLATLHIVNSDDEIMMVTSRGIIIRQAVNAISVQSRSATGVRVQRLDEDDVITGVAIVPPDSGDATETE; the protein is encoded by the coding sequence ATGACAACCTCTCAGGAGAGGATTATCCCCACGGATCTGCGAAACGAAATGTCCAGGTCTTACCTGGAATACGCCATGAGCGTCATTGTAGGTCGGGCGCTACCAGATGCCAGGGATGGTCTGAAACCTGTGCATAGGCGTATTCTCTACGCCATGCATGAGTTGGGGTTGACCTCAGATCGTCCCTTCCGTAAATGTGCGCGTGTGGTAGGGGAAGTATTAGGTAAATATCACCCCCACGGCGACACGGCAGTTTATGATGCCTTGGTGCGGATGGCACAGGATTTTTCCATGCGATCGCCTTTAATTGAGGGACATGGTAATTTTGGTTCTGTAGACAACGACCCCCCAGCGGCAATGCGTTATACTGAATGCCGCTTGCAAGCTTTAACAGGTGACGCTCTCCTACAAGATATCGAATCGGAAACCGTAGATTTTGTTAATAACTTCGACGGTTCCCAGCAAGAACCGACTGTCCTACCGGCACGGGTACCGCAGTTGTTGTTAAACGGTTCCTCGGGAATTGCTGTGGGGATGGCAACCAACATCCCGCCCCACAATTTGGGTGAATTGATTGATGGATTGGTGGCCCTGATTCATAACCCGGAAATTACTGACATCCAGTTAATGCAGTATATTCACGGCCCAGACTTTCCGACTGGAGGTCAGATTCTCGGGACTGCGGCGATTAAAGAAGCTTATACCAGTGGACGCGGTTCGATCACCATGCGCGGTGTGGCAAATATTGAAACCATCGAACAACGAGGTCGTCCAGATCGGGAAGCAATTATAGTTACTGAATTGCCCTATCAAACCAACAAAGCAGCATTGATTGAAAAAATTGCCGAGTTGGTCAATGAAAAGCGCATCGACGGAATTGCCGATATCCGGGATGAAAGCGATCGCGATGGGATGCGAATTGTCATCGAACTCAAGCGCGATGCTTATCCCCGTGTAGTCCTGAACAACCTCTACAAGCAAACGCCAATACAAGCCAATTTTGGGGCGAACATGCTGGCGTTGGTGAATGGCGAACCTCAGATACTCACCCTCAAGCAGTTTCTACAAGTTTTCCTCGATTTCCGCATTGAAGCGATTACCAGACGTACACAATACGAACTGCGCAAAGCCGAGGAACGCGACCACATCCTGCAAGGATTGTTGATAGCTTTGGCTCAGTTAGATGCAATTATTGCTTTAATTCGCCACGCAGCTGATACACCGTCAGCCAAAGGAGAATTAATTACCACTTACGGGCTTTCAGAAGCGCAAGCGGATGCAATTTTGCAGATGCAACTGCGGCGGTTAACTGCCCTAGAAGCAGATAAAATCCGTCAAGAACACGAAGACTTACAAGCGCAGATAGCTGACTTGCAGGATATTTTGGCACGGCGAGAGCGAATACTGCAAATTATTGAAACAGAAGTTGGGCAACTAAAAGCAAAATTTGCCACACCACGCCGCACGGTAATTACTCACGGTGAAGGGGATTTAGAAGACACAGACCTAATCGCCAACGAAAAAGCTGTCATTTTGCTAACCGAGCAAGGTTACATTAAACGGATGCCAGTCAACACCTTTGAGGCGCAAAGCCGTGCAACTAGAGGCAAAGCCGCCGCGAAGGTAAAAGATGATGATGGCGTTGAGCATTTCTTGACTTGTTGCGACCACGACAGCCTGTTATTTTTCAGCGAGCGTGGTGTCGTTTACTGCCTAAAAGCCTATCAAATTCCCGTAGGTTCTCGTACCAGTCGCGGCACGCCAATTGTGCAGATGTTGCCCATCCCCAAAGAGGAAAAAATCACTTCAATAGTACCCGTGAGCGAGTTTACCAGCGATGAATATTTGGTCATGCTCACCAAAGGCGGTAACATCAAGAAAACCGTATTGGAAGCGTTTAGCCATATTCGTGCCAATGGTTTGATTGCCATTTCCCTAGAAGAAGGAGACCAACTGCGCTGGGTACGACGGGCAAGAGTAGAAGACAGCGTTATTATTGGTTCTCGTCATGGCATGGCCATTCACTTTCGTTGCGATCACGAACAACTGCGTCCTCTCGGTCGGGCGACACGTGGCGTCAAAGCCATGAAACTCAAGAAAGCAGATGAATTAGTGGGTATGGATATTCTGCCTGCTGCGATTCTGGCCAATATAGCTACAGTCTCAGACGCCGAAATCGAAGATCTCGAAATCGAAGAAATCGAGAATGAAGAGTCCACAGAAGTACCAGGCAATGGCCATCAAGGGCCATGGGTATTGGTGATTACAATGGGAGGATACGGTAAACGGGTTCCCGTTGCTCAGTTCCGCCTGCAAAACCGTGCCGGTCAGGGTATAATGGCGACCAAATTTAAAAATCGCAAAATCAAAGACCAACTCGCAACCCTGCACATTGTCAATAGCGACGATGAAATCATGATGGTTACTAGTCGGGGTATTATCATCAGACAGGCAGTGAATGCGATTTCCGTTCAATCGCGTTCCGCTACTGGAGTGCGCGTGCAACGCCTAGATGAAGATGATGTGATTACGGGAGTAGCAATAGTTCCTCCCGATAGCGGTGATGCGACAGAAACTGAGTAA